In Bactrocera neohumeralis isolate Rockhampton chromosome 5, APGP_CSIRO_Bneo_wtdbg2-racon-allhic-juicebox.fasta_v2, whole genome shotgun sequence, the genomic window taagcaaaaatagataaaatctggtcggcaCTACCCCCTTCtcatatatattcaatataaaatgttcggttgcacccgaacttaatccttccttacttgttttattttaatatattgcactaatatatttaatcatgcatttttgttcattttcattcataaaagcactttaaataattttgtccggtttttgagaccaaatgctcctacgtgcgacgtttccttctgggtttcGTGGTGAACTTAACATATGTACTGTGTTCAGGGTacaataacacagtacaacagctaaccTGGGGGGtgaaactgacacatacgaacgccaaaccctttaagggttttactatactgacctagtaccatcaccctgacttggaatttctcaccccccagataaTAATATTCCACAGTGTTCCGCAGTGTAATTAGTTATTTAAATGCAATTCAAATGGGCGGTAGAACTAATAGTAGCGAAAGTGATTTCAATATCTAAAGGAACAACTCTCTTGGcaatatatttatctttttaatcATGTGATtattcttatattatatataaatatctgtgAATGCATCTTTAAACATTTTACATTAGTGAGCTAACAATAGGAACTTTGTTTTACAATAAGTGTTTGCAcattctgaaatattttgttattctaAGATAATAttgtaaacaatttctttaagtGCATTTCAATAactaaaagttaataaaaccaCCAAAAGGGTTTTAAAGATATTGTTAAAATATGTGATTGGATCGCACCAACAGGTCCATAcatatttcttataaatatgATAAACTTTAGAGGAGGATAGACATtatctcacacacacacataatgaGCTTACTTTATTCTATTGAAGTATTTATAGGCAAACGAAAGATTTCTAAACtatctttcaattaaaaatcaattctaaacatcgaaaatatttatttcagattaatttggaaaatattttaagaaaacttgcCAGTTTTAccaacttatttaattttacttcacTATCAGATAGCTTTAATGTGagaatacatacacacatatacatgtgcAATATTTCGAGGGAAaataatgtacacaaacaagcCAAAGCAAAACCTTTTTGTATAAAAGGGAAACCGAACATTTAATGCAATTTCTGCAGTTCTCGCTTTGGAATATCAGGCAATAAAATTATGGTGTATTGCTCGATGATTTTTCAATGACATCCACCGCCTGGCAATTCAATTCTAACAAAACGATATGAAAACGATATGAAAATTCATTGCAGGACATTTTCTTAAAcaagttttcattaaaattttaactgtttctaatatatgatatatttcGATTTCTTCGATATCGATAGTTGAATTTCAAAtacacattttcaataaaaaaaaacttcataacCCTGATTGTGTGTTAATAAGATAAGTccgcaacaatttttttgaatatttattgggGAAATGGTTGACATATACAATGTACTTAAAGAGATAATTAGAGTATCATTTGTGGTAGACAGTACCTACGGGGTCCTTAACATTAAGTGTTAGAAATGTGACttgaagattttgaaaaaatgggcgCGGcacgccctctaataagtttaatatacatatatcataaacTACTAAAGGTACCTTAACCATATAACGGTGttgttaaaaaatactaaaagtgcgataaattgATAACCAAATGAGAGTGAtatacaccctgtcaagaaagtatttttcttttaaatctcCCGATTTCCATAgataggtaaatttttttttctaggttggcaCAGCCGTCCTTAAtgatgatgccaaaaattagcgcgatctgtcaactagtgtgtttacagcagctgtttatgtcgaAGACCTCAgcagtgtttgtcgaattttacaatcatcgaaaatattgattaacgtatttgtataaaattttgtgttgcgAACGAATTTTCGTGTGCCGATACATTGAAAATGTTGTAGAAGGCTTTTGGTGAATTACGAGTGGTACAGAGTATTCAAGGAGGGTCGGGAGACCGTCGAAGACATGCCTGATGACGTTGAGAGGGTGAAGGAAGGTGAAGGAAAATTCGTAGATTCTTCATCATCATAACGCACCATCGCACAAATCCATAATTGTGAATGAATCTTTAGATCttctgaaataatttctttgataATGGTAATAATAATCCTTGTGATAAAAATGAGCTGAATTGGATCAATATTTCCCATAGCCTTCATATacctagtataaaaattttcgaatttccaatTGACTTAACTTATATCGCGCTTTTGGgagttattttaatgaaattcagaaattGTATTTACCCGGCTGTGTTCCAGGaaagttgtaagagtatgaaATTTTCGGTTACAACTGACCTTATTTATATTTCCCTGTTGATGTTGGAATATTTTGTTAAGATTGGTATTCTTGTATatcatactaatattataaatgcgaatgtaagtttgtttgttacgctttcacGCAAAAACTACTTAATCGATTATCATGAAACCTGAAggtattagaaataaaataggGTACCTTATACttaagaaagataaaaaaattgtttgtcaaaaaatcgtcaaatttaTCTACTTCAACGCCATCCAACATTACAGTAATAAAGTTTCAACCCTTAATACTGTAATACCGTCCCACTGTATTACCGGCGGTGACGACAATatctaattcaattgaatatagtttcaactgtttctaatttttctatatttattgttattttcttctgtCGTTACATGCAGTATAAAACTATTCAGCTAATATTTTAACAGGTGTCGTTAAGGGAAATAGTGTTATAATACCTCGGATACCAATTATTCCCACTGACTTTCCATTCCAATTTAAAAGTGTTCAGTTTCTCTTGAAGCTTAGCTTCGCTGTTACTGTAAACAAGGCACAAGGACAAACATTACAGGTAGCaggagtgcatttagaaaaccaTGCTTCTCTCATGGTCAACTTTATGGAGCCTGTTCACGCGTATCTAATGCCCGgaatttacacatatttgcaccagacgggaaaacttataacgttgtctacaaaaatatcctagattaatactttgtattttatttttttaaattgttagaattcagaattatttatttttgttacggtgaaatatattttaacatttgttgttgcattttaatacgcatattttaaggtgttgaaacttcattgcatgtagaaatttttaaaaattgtcgatctcagccaagcaataaaatttagttatcatattgactcatttctattattatacccttaccctttatctctcatacttatttaatggctccactgcggGCGAAGCCGCGGGTAAAAAGCTAgtaaatacataattacatactaattagaaaattatattatgtgTAATTTGATTTAAGAGATAATTATACCCTGGTGGTTTAGTATGTTTGCCAAAACCCAGAAGGAAAGGAAGAAGCCTTATAAATTATGGGATATATACATAATGTATAATTCGCCTATAGAGCTAAATCAATTACCCTGCAAAAAATGCGACTAGTCCGGGATGTGTCCACTTTACATCTCTTTGTATGGACTGAACTGTTCCCTTTTGTTCGAGCATGTCCTATGAAGAGACTAATTGTACCCATTTATACCCAAATGGGTATAAAAAGGGACTAGTCGCTTTGTAGGTCGCAATGGTAGCAGAATGAGACCAGTCGTTATAAAACCTCTAAAATCCCTTTAACAATCAAGATAAATTTTATCCGAAGCCTtcgttttaaaatatgtatttttatttaattgacttTAAACACTTTAAATACAGCTTCTCTAACATAAATctgacaaatcaaaatttttgcaaaactcaTGAAAGAAAttatcatcaaaatttaaaaaaatgtatcttaaaaaaatcgtttacgCAGTTTTGTACTCCACTCAAAAAGTTCGCGTTGATTTCTTGCTTTCATATAACGCGTGAacaaaatttattctttaagaaaaaaaaacgaaataaaatgggcTACAAACTTTTAGGAGAATATTTCTTGTGAGTTTTAAGctgcgaaaattttaaaataaatattcgttCTGGTTTCTTTACGAGTTTtataaatcacattttttaaataattttataataaaaattaaaaagaaaaattcagtCCAGAAATAAGAAGTCAGAATTTAAAGTCTGAAATATTACAACTTTGTACTATtgcagttttatattaaaaaaaaaaaaaacaattggagGGGTAGTAGTTTAAGATGcagaattcttctttttttgtcgATAAGCTTTCTTAAAGCATTTAGCTTTTTCGAAAGCAATGGCTTTGCGCAGCGCGTCCTCCGGCGACAATCCCTTAAATGGTAATTTGGCAATGGCTCCTAAATGAAAAGAAGATTTAATTtaacttgaaataaaaacatacatatgtgtaaaacaATGGTATGGAATATTTATCTTACCAGTCAATGAAgcataaaaatttgggaaagaTTTTAAGCTTATCTTTCCATGTGAACCATCCACGTTTATTGACGCTATGACGTCCTTATTTAACAGCAGCCTTATATTTCTGAGATTGTTGCATAAAATAGCAGACATCGCAGAttcctataaaatatgtttaaataatatttgtcaaCTGAGCTATGATATAAAACTATATATCAAtttaacttacatatacatCTCTGTTAGTAGGGGTAATTTTTTCCTCCAACTGATGCATTTCTGGGACGTCACTTATTGGGAAATATTTTGTGATGGgtgcattttttgattcttgGCGAATCAATTGCTCAGTCGCCACCTTTTGGACCGCTATTGCATCCATTATAGCAGTATTCTGTGCTTCGACTATCAATTGCAGGTCGTCTAATTTTTTGCCAATATCCTGTAACTGCTTTTCAAACGCGTTGCAGTGGCTGCAGCAAACAACTTCAAACACGCCTTGGTTGGAttctaaaacaataaatttaaatgctcCAGAGTACAGATTATCGAATCATAGACGAAcatacaaattcaaatttactaTTACTAAAAGAATTTACCATTGGTATATTTAGTGGCCGACGTTGAAACGCTGATCCCACGTGATTCTAAAAATTAAGGCATTTTAAGTGTAATAGTAGTTTTCTAAATACATTTTCGAAGATGTCTTCACCTATAGTGCATTCACTTGATACACTAATGTTTTGTCCAAGGTGGGCAGTGTCAATGCCATCTGTAAAGCAAagtttgttttaagtttttatgaatTACGGATTATAATTGTTAAATGATGAATACCTACATCTTGCCTTTTTCATTGGAATTGCTGTGGTCGACGTTTTGGGATTTGGTGctccatattttttgaaatgctcaagaaaaaaagaaaaattagtaattgtttccataaaaaaaatgataaaaaattaactattacAATAAACGAAGGTTACATGCAAGTATGTAATATTGGAATAAGAAGAACTTTCTCTAGAAGAGGGATACACATTAATTTATACTCTACATCATCCAGAGAAAACTCCTCTATATCAGATGACAGAATATGGTCCGCAGTACATATTCCCATAGTATACGAATCAATGGGCTCTGTGAAATAGCTTTCTAGGTGTAAAAATCTCTTTCCTTTTCTCACTTTGCTGCTATTCcttttatcttttatttgttttaataatgttGATTTAGCCAAacagattttcaattttcacttttcgcacttcttactttttaaaaatcatcTGTTGCAAAACTAGTGGCCGCACATTACCGATTATACGGGAAATATTATCGATAGAACTGCCTTGGAACTATCTCGATACATACATTTACCCTCATTTAAACTTTTGCGTAATTCGAGTCAAATTacgctaaaaaaattaaataaattagtaagtgtgtttcgataaaaaatgtgcatatatttactcaCCGGGTCATTAGTTTTCGTTAACTCTTTTTCTCCTTAATACATTTATTACCTTCTGCAGATATTTTGTTCTTCCCATTATTAACAAATTACCACTGGCAATAGTAATATGCACGCAAATCACAGTTCtaacttatttctttttatattttattttattgtagttATAGGTGTTTTATGTTATTACGCGTAAAAATGTTGTCAAGcacttttttagtttactttCGCAAAAATAGTCAatgtaatataaatacaatGCTGGAAAACATGTACACCACAatgaaaaaatagatataaacAGTGCTTATCAATTTGTTTAGATAAATAATCTCTTGATGTCGATTCCTTTTGTCTGCTCGCAATACCTTTCGATATAATAATGGTATAATATCAGTAGATAATTATCGATATAGAGACGTCGATAGGTTTCGACTTCTAGTTCTGCAACTGTGAAAAGAGTGTTGTTAACTACGTAAGACATTTTCGAGCTTAGGTTGAAAAGGctcacaattttcaaaatgaattggCTTGAGTGGTTTTAAATCCAAAtcaataattgttaaaaatgatAATATGCTTATAAAATACAAGCTTTGCTCAGATCTACAGCTTACTAAATATTTGCAGAAACAAAGGTCTATGCTTAGAGAATAATTGACAGCATGCCTAATATCCAGGCTTTTACTTAAAGCAGTATTGTATCTTCTTATTGAAGAAAAAGCTAttataaataatcatttctttGAACCATAAGTGATACAAAAAGTACAAAGATTGAGATTTCGTGTATAGCAAAAATATTCTCTTGCATTTTAATTGTTTCTAACATCAGGTTATTAATCATTATAACCTAAATTTCACTTCGAATCGAAATGTAGGTATTAAAATCAAATCTCCAAACgtcttaaatatttatcttttaggTTATATCATTTAGCTCGACGATATTTAAGAAAAAGTACATCGATGAAATTTCCCCTTTGTTTGTAAGTAGcacaaaaaagggaaatttcCCTAACTTAACAACACTgtatttaaatgtaaacaaagtcgCAGAAGTGCAGATATACAACCAAATGAAGCAATTGgtaagtttttattgaaatatagttGTGTAAATCtcacaataaattaattatattatgaaTTATTGCAGCATGCAACTGTTTTGTTCTACGGCTAATCACATAAGCAACCAACAGATGTGATAGCCGGCGCAACAGTTGGTTATTTCATCAGAGTCTGGAACGTTCTGCAGGGGATTTGATAATAAGGTATGTTGGTT contains:
- the LOC126760181 gene encoding uncharacterized protein LOC126760181 — protein: METITNFSFFLEHFKKYGAPNPKTSTTAIPMKKARYGIDTAHLGQNISVSSECTIESRGISVSTSATKYTNESNQGVFEVVCCSHCNAFEKQLQDIGKKLDDLQLIVEAQNTAIMDAIAVQKVATEQLIRQESKNAPITKYFPISDVPEMHQLEEKITPTNRDVYESAMSAILCNNLRNIRLLLNKDVIASINVDGSHGKISLKSFPNFYASLTGAIAKLPFKGLSPEDALRKAIAFEKAKCFKKAYRQKKKNSAS